One Microcebus murinus isolate Inina chromosome 10, M.murinus_Inina_mat1.0, whole genome shotgun sequence DNA segment encodes these proteins:
- the LOC105865922 gene encoding olfactory receptor 6C2-like: MRNHTSLTRFILLGLTEDPQMQILIFIFLLITYMLSVTGNLTIIILTLVDSHLKTAMYFFLQNFSFLEISFTSACIPRFLYSISTGDRAITYNACACQLFFTYVFGITEFFLLATMSYDRYIAICKPLHYMTIMNPKVCKRLIFCCWMITLFIIFPPLSLGLNLEFCDSNVIDHFACDANALLKISCSDTWFIDQMVIVGSVLIFIMTLVCVVLSYMYIIRTILRFPSVQQRKKAFSTCSSHIIVVSITYGSCIFIYVKPSAKDEMAINKGVAILTTSISPMLNPFIYTLRNKQTKQALNVLVKKIILLSRN, translated from the coding sequence ATGAGAAACCATACATCACTAACCAGATTCATTCTCCTGGGACTGACAGAAGACCCccaaatgcaaattctgatttttatatttttacttatcaCCTACATGTTAAGTGTAACTGGAAACCTGACCATCATTATCCTCACACTAGTGGATTCCCACCTTAAAACTGCCATGtacttttttctccaaaatttctCCTTCCTAGAAATCTCATTCACCTCTGCCTGCATTCCTAGATTCTTGTACAGTATATCAACAGGTGACAGAGCCATTACCTATAATGCTTGTGCATgccaattattttttacatatgtcTTTGGGATAACAGAATTTTTTCTCCTGGCAACCATGTCCTATGATCGATACATAGCCATCTGCAAACCCCTGCATTACATGACCATCATGAACCCCAAGGTCTGCAAAAGACTCATCTTCTGCTGTTGGATGATTACTTTGTTCATTATATTCCCACCACTCAGCTTGGGACTAAATCTGGAATTCTGTGACTCTAATGTCATTGACCATTTTGCGTGTGATGCCAATGCTCTTCTGAAGATCTCATGCTCAGACACGTGGTTCATAGATCAAATGGTTATTGTTGGCTctgtattaatttttatcatgactcttgtgtgtgtggttttgtcCTACATGTATATCATCAGAACCATTCTGAGATTCCCGTCTGTCCAGCAAAGGAAAAAGGCCTTTTCTACATGTTCTTCTCATATTATTGTGGTTTCCATCACCTATGGCAGCTGTATCTTTATATATGTCAAACCTTCAGCAAAAGATGAAATGGCCATCAATAAGGGGGTAGCAATACTCACTACTTCCATTTCCCCCATGTTAAACCCATTTATTTATACTCtgagaaacaagcaaacaaaacaagcCCTTAATGtgttagtaaaaaaaattatattgctcTCTAGGAACTAG